One part of the Corynebacterium sp. CNCTC7651 genome encodes these proteins:
- a CDS encoding ABC transporter ATP-binding protein has translation MEAAARAVDLVKTYGQGDTQVAALDGVNVAFERNAFTAIMGPSGSGKSTLMHTMAGLDSFTSGEAYIGGTALSGLSDKEITELRRDRLGFIFQSFNLVPTLTAAENITLPTDIAGGRIDQAWFEEITQRLGLAKRLKHRPSELSGGQQQRVACARALVSKPEIIFGDEPTGNLDSNAGKEVLSILRHAVDHDGQTVVIVTHDARAASYADRVVFLRDGQIVDEMLDPTMDAILRVMAGIEG, from the coding sequence ATGGAAGCAGCAGCCAGAGCTGTCGATCTAGTGAAAACCTACGGCCAGGGCGATACGCAAGTGGCTGCGCTGGACGGGGTGAACGTCGCTTTCGAGCGCAACGCGTTCACCGCCATCATGGGGCCCTCCGGCAGCGGCAAATCCACCCTCATGCACACCATGGCAGGGCTGGACTCCTTCACCTCCGGCGAGGCGTACATCGGCGGCACTGCGCTTTCCGGCCTGTCCGATAAAGAGATCACTGAGCTGCGGCGCGACCGCCTCGGCTTTATCTTCCAGTCCTTCAACCTCGTGCCCACCCTTACGGCGGCTGAGAACATCACGCTGCCCACAGACATTGCCGGCGGGAGAATCGACCAAGCGTGGTTCGAAGAGATCACGCAGCGCCTTGGACTGGCTAAGCGCCTCAAACACCGGCCGAGCGAGCTCTCCGGCGGCCAGCAGCAGCGCGTGGCGTGCGCCCGCGCCCTGGTAAGCAAACCCGAGATCATTTTCGGCGATGAGCCGACCGGCAACCTGGACTCCAACGCTGGCAAAGAGGTGTTGAGCATCCTCCGCCACGCGGTCGACCACGACGGCCAAACGGTTGTCATTGTCACCCACGACGCCCGCGCCGCCTCCTACGCGGACCGTGTGGTGTTCCTCCGCGACGGCCAGATCGTGGACGAAATGCTGGACCCCACAATGGATGCCATCCTCCGCGTCATGGCCGGGATCGAGGGGTAA